GCCGACTCCCGTGTTTGATTTCATTTCTATTTTTCCATACTATAAATGATCTATGTTTTCTATGCCATTTCTGTAGAAAAAAACAGTTCACGTCACCCTTATATCCCCATTTCAATAATCTCTCCTCTATTGTTAAGCAATCCTTCATTCTTAACCATAGAACAAATGCTTGCTTTAGTATTGCAAGTGGAAACCAAATTAACTTCCACCAAACAACTTGCGGCTGCTTTGATCAGATTTCATTCCATGTTTTTGCACTTGTATATTTTCCTTTCTTCGAGATCACCCATATCGGCTTATCCCTTACACCTATCTCCACCCTTGTCATTTCACCTCGTCTCCATATTGGCTTGTTCTCTATCTCGATCATTGGCATTCTTCTGTTCTTCCcctcaattcagaatcttcatacTTCCAGCTTCAAATGCTTCATCAAATTCCATACCCAGTTTTGCTtcataaatgctattttttttttccattttcgtTACTGCTCTCCTCCTATTCTATAACTCCATCTCTATTCTCCACATAATCCTTCTTATTGCTTCCAGAAAAAATCTACCAGAGTTTCAGTCATTACCTCGTCAATTAGCTTTAGACTCTTTCTTCTTCCATGCCCTTTCCCTGCTTTTCTAGCCATTCCAAATATCAAGTATAACGCAAGTTGAATCCTTCTATCAACTTCTACAATCATCACCGGCAAAGTAATCACCGGAACTGTATCAGACGTGCCCTCACTTGCCGATCACCTTAGTTTGTAACTACTAAGCCTCACAAAGTTTTCTAACTGccacaaacaacaaagaatGATATAGtatcatgaaaagaaaatttgagaattaGATTGGTTAAATTCTTATTGAGAAATTCAGACTgtatttttccactaaaaaattGGGAATCATTTTAGTGTCTATGACTATTATCATTGTTGTGGTTAAGATTTTCTATGTAATAACCTTAACAGATCCCAACAGCGAGAGCAGAGTGAAACTTCTTATGAGCTTAAACATTTATGTCCCAAGAGATGAGCGTTTTGGCCACTTAAAGATGTCAGACTTCCTTGCTTATGGACTGAAATCCATAGCTCAATTCCTTAAACCTGAGCTGGAATCTATATTTGACAGCACTCCGAATGAGTTTGACAGCTTTCAAGATGTACTTAAGCTTTATGAAGGAGGAGTTAAGCTACCTCACAGCTTACTTGAGACTATTAGGGACAATATCCCAGCTGAGATGCTCAAGCAAATTTTCCCAACCGATGGTGAAGGACTTCTCAAATATCCAATGCCCCAAGTGATTAAAGGTATCATATCTTTTTCTGGCACAACCATATCTTGATATCTATGCGACAGTACAGTCTTAGTGACAAATTTGGGAACTTTGTGCTTTAGTGTCATTTCATATTCAAGAGCTTTAGGATATTTGTGCCTTTGAATACTACTTTCTTTGAATTAATTGTGGTGTTTCAATGATCTGGAGTAGAGGATAGGTCTGCATGGAGGACTGATGAAGAGTTTGCAAGAGAGATGCTGGCTGGAGTAAACCCTGTCAACATTCATTGTCTTAAAGTAATCTTAAACTTCTACTTTTTCTATTCCTTTATCTTCTCAACAGCCAAATACAAGATCGGGGCTTTTCATCTTTACTCATAATTAACTCTGAACTAATACAGGAATTCCCACCTGAAAGCAAGCTAGATCCTAAAGTATATGGTGATCAGGCCAGTACAATAACCAAACAACACATTGAAAATAACATAGATGGGTTCAGCATAGATGAGGTAATATTCTGCAGATGCTTTGCAATTACAGTGCTTTATTCTTATAACCATTGTGATTGAAACGTCTTTGGTTGTAGGCAATCAACAACAAGAAGCTATTCATATTAGATCACCATGATGCGATCATGCCGTATTTGAGGCGAATAAACTCAACTTCTGCAAAGACGTATGCTAGCAGGACAATCCTCTTCTTGAAGAACGATTGGACTTTGAAGCCATTGGCTATTGAATTAAGCTTGCCCCATCCTAAAGGAGATCAATTTGGTGCCATTAGCAAAGTGTACACACCAGCTGAACAAGGTGTTGAAAGTTCTATTTGGCAATTGGCAAAAGCTTATGTGGCTGTAAATGACTCTGGCAATCATCAACTCATTAGCCACTGGTACACCTCTTTCAAAGAAAGCTTAGCAAATAAATTCAGTCTAAATTTATGAGGGCTTTTTGAATAACTTTTGTATTGGTCACAGGTTAAATACCCATGCAGTGATTGAGCCATTTGTGATAGCAACAAACAGACAACTGAGCGTGCTTCACCCAATTCACAAGCTTCTGCATCCTCACTTCCGTGACACCATGAATATAAATGCATTTGGTCGGCAGGTCGTCATCAATACTGGTGGGATTCTGGAGTCGACAGTTTTTCCAGCAAAGTATTCCATGGAGATGTCAGCAGTAGTTTATAAGAACTGGGTTTTTCCTGAGCAAGCACTTCCTGCAGATCTCATCAAGAGGTAAATGTTACACTCCATAACAAAATGCCGTGTGAATTTATCCATCAGGGAAACTAAAAACTAACAGTTTGGAGTACTTTAAAACTGCTGAATGATAGACTTCATAAAGGCATAATATTTAAAGAGGTGTTGAGGCCAATTTTAGTGCTTCAAACTTTAGTTGGGTTATTGGCCAAAGTCTTGaactaaaactaataaaataaatatgattgtGATCTATATATCTCAAATGACATGTTACTTGTTTTGCTGCATTTAGGGGAATGGCAGTCAAGGATTCAAAGTCCCCACATGGCCTTCACCTACTGATTGAGGACTATCCATATGCTGTTGATGGGTTGGAAATCTGGTCAGCAATCAAAACATGGGTTGAGGACTACTGCTCCTACTATTACAAGAGTGATGACATTGTACAAAATGACTCTGAACTGCAGTCCTGGTGGAAGGAAATTAGAGAAGAGGGTCATGGTGACAAGAAAGACGGGCCCTGGTGGCCTAAAATGCAAACACGTGAAGAGCTTGTAGAAACGTGCACTATCATCATATGGATTGCTTCTGCTCTCCATGCCGCCCTCAATTTTGGACAGTTCCCTTATGCAGGCTACCATCCAAACCGCCCCACAATGAGCCGTCGATTCATGCCTGAAAAAAGGACTCTTGAATATGATGAACTCAGGTCAGACCCTGATAAGGTTTTCTTGAAAACAATTACTGCCCAGCTCCAGACACTTCTTGGTATTTCCCTCATTGAGATTTTGTCAAGGCATTCTTCCGATGAGGTGTATCTCGGGCAAAGAGATACTGCTGAATGGACGTTGGACACAAAACCATTGGAAGCCTTTGAGAGATTCGGACAGACGTTGGCTGGAATTGAGGATAGAATTATTAAAATGAACAATGACAAGAAATGGAAAAACCGAGTTGGACCAATCAAGGTGCCATATACTTTGCTCTATCCCACTAGTGAAGGTGGAATTACTGGCAAGGGCATTCCCAATAGTGTCTCAATCTAGAACTTTGCTTATCTATTGGATTGTTACTAGTTTTACACcaaagcttttctttctttctcataatttttttttctttcgtctACTTGTGCTACAATAAGTTTCTACTAAATAAAGACATGTATTGTTGGAAAATCTCTCGAGCGAGTAGTTTCGTTTTGAGAAATTGCTTGTTGTAATTACTTCGAAGTATGAAGGGATTTTATGTCCTTGCACTCTTGCGGTGTCTTCAATCTTATAATGCTCCTCTGCTtgtaatcattattattattgtttcattTTAATTCATTCTtaccttatcaaaaaaaaaaagtgaagttAGAAACTCCTCAGGCACCTATATCTATAACTTGTATTATATTAatgcttggggggggggggggggggggggggggggagacgAGGAAGGAGAGTTTCAAACCAAAGAACCCTTATCCAACAATTACTAGGAAAACGCAATGGCATAATGCTGATATGATTGAAGATATTAGAATTGAGAGCCCTTTTGTCCGGTCATGGCAAAAAACATgggttttttgcccaccaataatcaGTCGACACGtcaactaaaaacaataaaaaccaaaaaactaaAATGTTGCTGATGTACTGAATCTCTCTTACATCTTCCCATTTTTCCCTTCTATTCgttctttcttctctgttctttcCTTTCACAGGGACACGGTGAGGCAGAGGGAGAGAGTGGGTTCGAGAGGGGGAGATCGGGAGAGTGAGATCTggggagagagtgaaacagagagagagagagagatgttgtcgaagagagaaagagagatgccgagagagagagagagagagagagaggaatagAGAGGATCCGATCAACCGTGGGCCAGGGCCGGAGGAGCAGGAGGCGACGTCCGGTTATGGGTCGTCGACCGGCGCCAACCCTTCTCCACAGGAACTGCCGGAGATGCGCTGAATGGGTTCGAGAGTGGGAGATCGGGAGAGTgagatcgagggagagagagagagagagagagagagagagagagagagagacgaacagAGAAACGAACAGAGAGAGGATCCGATCGACAGTGGGCCAGCGCCGAAGGAGCAAGAGGCGACGCCCAGTTATGGGTCGTCGACCGGTGGCCGGAGGTGCGATTTTCGGTGGCCAGAACCGACTTCCGGCGAGGCAGGGATGGTCTGGCAGTTCCTGTGGAGCGGGGTTGGCACCGATCGGAGCTGAGAACGCCGGAGATGCGCTGAATGGGTAGTGACTGAGTGCTTGCAAATTAACGGGAAAGGGGGCTTTGCAAACTGAACAGTAATAGGAGCTTTGCTTGTCGATTAATTTGATAAAGGGAGGTTTTGCTCATGTGTGTTCTGCATAATTTCATTTGGTGTGATATGCTAATGTGTCTGTTTTCTATTAGAGGGCATAAAGGGCTTGGTTTTTGCCAAGTCCGAACTGAAGTTATTCCCATTAGGATTATCAAATTTGCACATTAGTTACCAAATATTGCATAATGTTTATTTGAACAGAGCAACCTTTCGGTGTGATTGAAAGTGAAATACAAAGAAAGGAAAGGCGTAGATGGAGAAGCTTTTTCCCTGTTTGGTTAGAGGGGGAGATGACATTACATTAGACATGCAtgtagttttatttttgttctaaccacgagaaatttcattaaaatagtaaataaacaATCAAGAAAACCATAGGAAAAACAAATGGAAATGGGGCCAACGAATTAATTAgcttattcttttttctatttatttttcattttttattttttattttttatgaataattaatTAGCTTATTAGTAAACACTAACTTTTGAAGCAGTCCAAACACTGAATTACTTGTCACCCCTTCgatcttcatttattttttcttgcacaaatatatataactcgTAAGAACTAAAACCttgatataatttattttacaaatCACTTTTAAAAGTTGGTTAGTAGGAAATTCATGTCTTTATCTATTTATCCTAATGCAAGGACCACTCCACGACTCCtctccctctatttttttttttttttaaaaaaaatatgtattcaTCTTTTCAAATTTGGAATAGAATCCTCtcattttaaagttttatttgttgtatttaataGTATATCCGGTGTCGCATCATTGAAGATTACtacaatataataaaaaaaatcaaacaccccAATACACATGCTTTCAAAACACGAAAGGAAAGATGATTTTGTAATCATCACGACAATGCCAAAGATTTGAACCCAAAcacataccctttttttttctttttctttttttttttctttttttttttgtgatttgtccACACAAAAGGGGAGGGAGGtttcgaactagtgacttccgcttcatgaggcgtggtctccaacCGATTAAACTACCTCTTGGAGACCTAACACGTACCCGTTGATTGTTgtaaaatgctatatatatatatatatatatattgctcatTCTTTTCCCTATAAATATCACAAACCCGtcctttctttttccaaacccaacaaaattgcTTAGTGGTTGAACTAAGAGAGatgcttcaaaacatcatcaacaCGATCAtggcactaaaaaaaaaaaaaaaaaaaaaaaaaagaagctgtaTTGAGCCGTTTTGTTTTAGTCATTTTCAAAACGGCTTGTATTATAGGGTATTAAAATCCGAACTAGAGGTGTTTTGGACTAAAACggctcaattaaaaaaatatttttttttggagctcaaaatgagagaaaaaaataaaaataaaaattagagctGTTTTGGTAGCACTAAAATggctcaaatattttttttcgtaATACCTAATATACCAAAATCTTGCAAAGCAGCTTGACTAAGCATATATAGTTGAATTTCCATTTTCCCAGCAACTAAATTGTAGAGAATTTAAGAGTTAGCATCTCTTTTCCTTCAATATTAAAAGAGTTAAACAACAAATCAGCCTACTAATTAAACCAAATCTTATAAGCCAACTAGTTAAACCATGTATTTAAATCAAGACATACAGATAACAAGCATTCGTATAAACCCATAATGACTTAATTTACATGGTAAGGATCTCGCTTTGcctgcaaaaaagaaagagatatacAACAAAAACCTTAGAGAAAAGTTTTATTTGGATAAACTTGCTGCAAGAACATGCTAAACGTCCAGCTTTTTTAGAAACTATTCTACAAAGAAAGCACGTCTATACTatttattaagagaaaagaggatTTGGTTCGGGCTcttgcattttcaaaaattatacttgttggtacagtttccggtatgatgTGAATTTGCACGTTCATTTGATGTTCTTTacgcttctcaataattctgcaaaacaacaaaaactagggacccttccggggatcccgctccgatgcctaagttagcttctgtgagaaaataatgttctatgcatgaaattgagtcttagtttatacctggggtatgggcctatttataggcaaagaggtggagtcaaagctggattagaattcctgctccttgtcgatctagaactgctgtcagagttctaatcgagatctagaattgatgtcagagttctaattggactctgatcttttattagacttctaatctgatatcttcttaaacttctgatctgatcattcttcttatctgattggaccataagtcctatcctaATTCTACCAGAGATAACTaatacctgatttccctgaagtagttgctaaatgtctatctcatccttggatcgggttgagtggaatttatccccaacagttaccccccaattcccttatctgaagcttgcttgaataatgggaattccatgtctaaggaaacccgagctttgtctccttctgaaaacttgctaacctgcaaaacttgagggttaaatcttaccccccattaccttcttgtttttccttagggttttctccctgtctcttgaaaaacctgcaaaacccgagggttaaatccgacccccctggctctctttatttctctctctcggcaaggactgatccgagaatgctttcttcttgctctcggctaggactgatctaagagttttcttcttgtactcggctaggactgatccaagactctcggctaggactgatccgagagttttcttcttgtactcggctaggactgatccgagactctcggctaggactgttCCGAGAGAtttcttcttactctcggctaggactgatccgagagttttcttcttgcactcgactaggactgatccgagagttttcttcttttactcggctaggactgatccgagagttttcttcttattctcggctaggactgatctgagagtttcttcttgtactcggctaggactgatccgagactctcggccaggactgatccgagagtttcttcttgttctcggttaggactgatccgagactctcggctaggactgatccaagagtttcttcttgttctccgctaggactgatccgagactctcggctaggactgatctgagagtTTCTGCCTACAAAagaagcgacatcaacgggttcccggtccctagaccgggaacactccgatgcttaagcgacatcaacgggttcctggggtatgggcctatttcgttaaaattaaaaaaataaaaatgatttttttttttattattattttttggaatatgatTATAATTTTATGGAAATGATAGATATGACTAGTTGCCGAGACACGGACAGGCATCATGATTTTTTTGGGTGGTCCGAACGTTCAAGAGTGAATCTCAGCCGTTCATTATGAGATGCCTCGACTGATGTCCGTCGCATCATTCGAAACGACACCCCTCATTAAAGCGAGTTTCGAATTTCGTAGCTTAAAACTCGAAACGCCGGTTGGCTTAAAGTGTTTTG
Above is a genomic segment from Alnus glutinosa chromosome 12, dhAlnGlut1.1, whole genome shotgun sequence containing:
- the LOC133852288 gene encoding probable linoleate 9S-lipoxygenase 5; the protein is MLQNIINAITRDGDDGNEKMKCETEAGKCRKIEGTVVLMKKNVLDFNDFNASVLDRFHELLGKRVSLQLISAVNADPAANGLQGKHGNPAYLENWISTITPLIVGESAFKVTFEWDEEEIGIPGAFLIRNNHHSEFYLKSLTLQDVPGHGRIHFVCNSWVYPTDKYKYDRVFFSNKTYLPSETPAPLQKYREEELVNLRGDGTGELQEWDRIYDYAYYNDLGNPDKDPKYARPVLGGSNEYPYPRRGRTGRPPTETDPNSESRVKLLMSLNIYVPRDERFGHLKMSDFLAYGLKSIAQFLKPELESIFDSTPNEFDSFQDVLKLYEGGVKLPHSLLETIRDNIPAEMLKQIFPTDGEGLLKYPMPQVIKEDRSAWRTDEEFAREMLAGVNPVNIHCLKEFPPESKLDPKVYGDQASTITKQHIENNIDGFSIDEAINNKKLFILDHHDAIMPYLRRINSTSAKTYASRTILFLKNDWTLKPLAIELSLPHPKGDQFGAISKVYTPAEQGVESSIWQLAKAYVAVNDSGNHQLISHWLNTHAVIEPFVIATNRQLSVLHPIHKLLHPHFRDTMNINAFGRQVVINTGGILESTVFPAKYSMEMSAVVYKNWVFPEQALPADLIKRGMAVKDSKSPHGLHLLIEDYPYAVDGLEIWSAIKTWVEDYCSYYYKSDDIVQNDSELQSWWKEIREEGHGDKKDGPWWPKMQTREELVETCTIIIWIASALHAALNFGQFPYAGYHPNRPTMSRRFMPEKRTLEYDELRSDPDKVFLKTITAQLQTLLGISLIEILSRHSSDEVYLGQRDTAEWTLDTKPLEAFERFGQTLAGIEDRIIKMNNDKKWKNRVGPIKVPYTLLYPTSEGGITGKGIPNSVSI